In bacterium, the DNA window GCAGCCGATGTCCCGCCCGATCCCCGGCGGCGCCGCTTCCTGCGGACCGTGGCCATGGCCGGCGGCCTGGTCGGAGCGGCCCTTGTCGGCCTGGTGCCGACGCTGCGGGGGTGGGCGACGCGACTGCGTCCGCCCGGGGCGCTGGTCGAGGACGATTTCCTCGCCTCCTGCATCAAGTGTGGGCAGTGCGTCCAGGTCTGCCCGGTCGAGGCGATCCACCTGGCGGACCTCGCCGACGGCGCCGGCGTGGGGACGCCCTTCATCGATCCGCGGCACCAGGCCTGCGATTTCTCGTGCGACGGCCTGCAGTGCGTTCTCGCCTGTCCGACCGGCGCGCTGACCCACCACCTCGACTACCCCCACGAGGCGCGTATGGGGGTGGCCCAGGTCGCCCGCCCGGGACTCTGCCTTGCCGCCCGCGGCGAAGGCTTCCGTGG includes these proteins:
- a CDS encoding 4Fe-4S dicluster domain-containing protein encodes the protein MCPEDVKQAAAADVPPDPRRRRFLRTVAMAGGLVGAALVGLVPTLRGWATRLRPPGALVEDDFLASCIKCGQCVQVCPVEAIHLADLADGAGVGTPFIDPRHQACDFSCDGLQCVLACPTGALTHHLDYPHEARMGVAQVARPGLCLAARGEGFRGLARGDSFEGSLRFDAVDRWNPIPVREHPFDLEVCDLCVRQCPIEIRIAQCAAGEPPAGDPNQCPPEPAIRLVETGLRDGRPTFTPEVLAGCVGCGVCVMICPAEPSVFDMDLAL